GAAAAAAATAGCTATTTGAAAGAAGAACTTCGGGTTGTCTCTCATGTTTGGAGATGCAACTGCCCTCTAAAGAAATGGAGAACCACTGAAGTCAAAATAGAGGGAAGAAGACACAAATACATAAAGACTTTATGAAGGATTAAAAGACTTCACCTAGCTATGCGTTGAGACAGCCTATGGAAAGGCATGCTCTGTATGAAGATGATACCAGGTCCCGTTACAGCAGCTGTTACTACATTCTCACCCTGCAGTACAACTAAAAATTCATACTGTAATTTGTTGAATAAAAATTCTAACGTTGCTAGCAATTAAACAGATGTCTAATTTCTTTCATACACACGCTCAAATAATTCACATACTCTTGCCTTGCTCCCCCACACATCCATAATCTTGTTCTTTTATTGGAGTTGCATGTCCCGGTATATTAACAATGCAAATAATATCAAATAGCTTATGCATGTATGTGTTCAAGAAATCAAATTATAAACACGTCGAATATTAAATGTAGTACCTGTCAAAACCACTCAGGTTGGCTATTGCCATGTCGTCTAAGCCAATTTCTGAATGCCAGGACCAAACAATCAGCTTGTGTGGGTGTAAAAGTAATATTTGTGTACTCCTTGTTGATATCAGTAAAACCCTCCATTGACTTTGAAAGGAACACCTTCTCTTGACCCTGAAGTACAATCATGTCCCCATCGTATACTTTGTTTGATGTCCAGTGTTCATGCCATCCAGGAATTACCTGTTCAATGGGAAAATTATTAAAGCAATGGTGATCACTGAACATAACTTTTACTACATGTAAATTTTCTTCATTCTTTTGAAAATAAAGTATGATGCATAATAGGACAGAGATCTGATATTAAAATAATTCCACTGTAAAACGAAACCCAAATAGTCAAGTGATTTCACTTCCCTAGATTTTTCAACTTGTACTACGTGGCTGGATATATTTGGATAAATATATTTACCAGCTGACTGATTGCTAAAAGTTTGAGAAATAACATATTATGTATTTCTTTATTGGATGTAAAAGGTgtacaaaaataaataataacAGTAAACTAGATAATAAGAAGATTACCCCAAACACCACCCTTCTCATGCGACCATTAAATTTGATATGTACATCCACTGTTCCTGACAGCGCGATGGTGCTGGACACATCAACAGCAAGGACTTCACCTACCTCAAGACTTTTCTGCACAAGTAAAACCAGACAAAGAGGGAATAAAACTCTTGAAAATACACGAAGAGTTCTAGATAGACCAATTAGAACATAAATCAGAGTTGTGTACACTACTCAAAAATTACAGGGGGCGGAGATCTGATGCTTGTGGGAAATGATTGcaattatttttacaaaatatttttaTTCCTCAAGAAAAATATTAAATGTGGCAGTTCAATAAAGTCACAACCTCTTGATCTTTCTAAGTTATTGCAAACGAGAAAGGTAAATACTGAAATATTCAATACTTAGTTGTTACTTCAGGCAAGATAATGGGAAACCTAGAATCCCATGCCACTTCAAATCTAAGCTATGTCTTTTATATATAACAGGCCCTAACCACAATTTTTCTCCTTTTTAGACCACTAAAAAAGCCTTCATCTGGACTCATTCTAAATATTATTGGTAAATCAGAAACCATACCAGATCCACCACGAACTATGAATGCAAGCCCTTGGCTAGATAATTTTTGTCTCAGGAATCCCTATAATTATCAGATAATTATCTTCTGGACCAAGAGTGTCAAGAAAAACTTCAAGGAATTATAGTTCAACTTTTTAAGACACACAGCCAACCATCTTACCTCTATACCAGGTACAACATTACGTGCCCTTTGATCAACTCCATTGTTGACTTTCACATCATTGATGGAGCATAAAAATACATCTGGCTACAAAACATATCATCAATTTACATAGACGTTAAGTTAAACTATATACTCTCTTTCAGATAAAACTTTTATAAGAATTTGTAAGATATTATAATATATGCAAAAAAAGTTTAGGACATAATCATCAAAATATGCAGTATCAATATAAAGAAACAGATTGTGTGAAACAATTTAACCTGCCCGTGCTATCCAAGACTAGCACTTTCTAATCTGTCAAAGCAGTAACCTGAGCATCCAAACTCTCGCCATATTCCCTCTTTGAATACTCACTTTGAAATTCATTTTTCAGAAAGGAAAATCCGACATCAAAAGATCCTGCAAAGGATTCAATCACAATTCAAAGTAGTTGCAGAAAAATTAAGGGATAAACAATACGATTGATCAAAAATAGTACAAGTATAAGGAAGTCACTACTTAAAAATTACCATGTCCTAAAAAAAAGCTAATCTCTGCCCTAAAAAAAGCTAATTATGCCCTAAAAGACTATCAAGAAACTGCATCAGGACTTGGGATCAGGGACCGACCACAATGAATTTCGACCGGGGAAACTCATGACGCGCGGACTTATAAACCAAATCTCAAAATAAAACAAAGAGACAATCACGAAATCGATCAATGTACTAAATAAATCTTAATACTCACATAAAGAAAGCCTCAACTAATTAACATATCCTCAACTAattcaaaaattagggttttaaatTGAGACCCCTAATTTGAAATTAAATTCTTGAGGTTCTCACCTTTTTAAACCTCCGACTCCAAAATTTTCAACCTCTGGACTCGAAACCCCCAAACTGAAATCGAATCTTTGACCTCGAAGCTTTGGTATTTGACCACGAAGCTTGGAGAGAGAAAATTTGGGGGAGATATGCTTGTCGAAATCGAAGATTGTAGATCTTCATCAGCGATGAGTACACTATTCTTGCTCTTCAATCGAGTTCTTTAGTGTTTGGTCGAGAAAGAGAGTAGAGAGTAAAGTTATTTCTTTGATTTTATGATTAATGTTTTGTTGTATTCTATTTTTAATTTATGTTTTTAAGTGTTAAGTTGAAAAGAGGGGGAAATGAAAAAAACTAAGGAAAAAAATGAGGGAGTTGAAAGAGGGAATCAAAATTTTAGTAGGGGGAATGGGGAAGGCGCGTTTcagtaaattttaaattatactTACAACATCGGTTGGGCTAAAACACCACTGTGTATATTAACAAAAGACATCGGTTAGCTAAAACCGATATAGAAAACACCTGTTACATCGGCTTCAGAAGCAACGgatgtctaagaggcgatgtatattctactttttctagtagtgctgtcccatctaaacttcaagaccatgaataagcttgtcaagaaagaaccgGTTAGAGGTATTcttcaagtggagtttactaaggatggattgtgtgatgccttccagaaaggaaagcagatcaaagcatcattcagaaagaagcttgattcaacaattgaagaacctttgcaattgttgcacatggatttgtttggactagtcaatgtgttgtccatctcaataaaaagattttgcctagtattTGTGGATGatatctcaaagttctcttggacatattttctaaagtccaaagatgaagctagtgaaattatcatcaatcacataaggcaagtcaacaatcatcctgaatttaaagtaagaagaatcaggagtgacaatggatctgagttcaagaattccatgatgagatcattttatgaagagaatgggattatgcatgagttttctgcagcaagaactccacaaaaaaatggagtagtggaaaggaagaacagatctatgattgaagctgcaaggacaatgcttgaataatcaaagttaccaacttatttttgggctgaagctgtgaatagTGCCTGCTAAACTCAGAAAATCTccttggttaatcaagcaaagagcatgacaccctaccaattgttcaagaatatgaagccaactctaaattttcttcatgtctttggctgcaaatgttatatcttaagaaatcaaactgatcaacatggaaagtttaatactaaagcagatgaaggaatctttgttggatatgctatgggaaaagcatatagagtctacaatctaagaacccacattgttatggaatcagtacatgttgtgtttgatgataaaaagattgaaggactttaAGATGGAGATCTCCATGAAAGTCttaagtttgataatgtggagatggttagtgatgacagtgatgatgaaagtgatcaagagacattggctaaggataatgaaaaaaattctacaactaatgaagcacataattcaacatctgtcgagttaaaaaatgcttcatccttcgggagacaatcagcttcatctgtcgagatacaaagtgcatcatccgtcggaataatgagagaagctgagactcagaatagatcacctacagaaagtacccctttctcaaataaaagattcacaaattcagggggagtttcttataatcaaaactcagtcacacatcaagacaataatgaggcctcttcatttagagctaatctacctcaataaagaaaatggactaaagatcacccttttgaactcatcattggtgatgcatcttctagagttcaaacaaggaaagcaactcaagaagaatgtctatatagcagcttcctttctaagtaagaaccaaagaaggtaaaagaagctctgttggatcctgattggattttagctatacaagagtaactaaaccaatttgaaaggaacaaggtatggaagctggtacccaaacctaaaggaaagaattcaattgacaccaaatgggtatttagaaacaagatggatgaaaatggaatagtggtcaggaacaaagctagattggttgctaagggctactgtcaacaagaaggaatagattttgatgaaacttttgctcctgttgcaagacttgaagccatcataattttcttagcctatgcagcccatgccaatttcaaggtctatcaaatggatggcaaaagtgcctttctgaatggagatttggaggaggaagtctatgtcagtcaacctcctggttttgaagatccaaattttccagaatatgtatactatcttttgaaagcactttatagattaaagcaagcacctagatcctggtatgacactttattaaagtttcttttggaaaatcacttcacaagaggtactgttgataaaactttattcttcaaaaatgttaatggctctagtatacttgttcaaatttatgtagatgatattatatttggctctacaaatgaaaaactttgcaaaaattttgccaaattgatgcaagcaagtatgaaataagcatgatgggataactaacttactttcttggtttacaagttaagcaagttagtgatggaatattcattagtcaaacaatatatatttatgatcttttaaacaagtttgatctaatggattgcacatctgcaaaaactcccaaggtcactgcaactaaacttgaattaaacactactgaaaagttagtggatattttaagctataggggcatggttggctcaatTTTGTATTTatagctagtaggctagatataatgtttgctacttgtctttgtgctagattttaggctgatccaagagaatctcacttagtagctataaagagaattttcagatatctcaagggaacaccaaaacttgacatttggtaccctagagattctggttttgatctaactggttattctgatgcagattatgcaggttgtagaattgataaaaaaagtacaacaggaacctgtcaatttatagggaacaagcttgtgtcctggttcagtaaaaagcaaaattcagtttctacttctacagctgaagataaatatattgctgctggtagttgctgtgctcAGATTTTGTGGATGTAAAACCagttgttggactatggtctataagtggacagaattcccattttatatgataacacaagtgcaattgccatcactgaaaatccagtacaacattcaagaacaaagcacatagacatcaagtaccacttcattagggaacatgtaatgaatggtcctgtggaacttcattttgttacaagtgaaaagcagcttgcagatatctttaccaagccacttgatgaatccaccttttcaaggttggtaagtgagttaggtatgcttaattattcttgaatcatatcagatatttttgcaagttataatgtagccagaaacttaattgatttttctcttttggatgaaattttggctaagtcaaaatttacatcccgacggatgaacattatccatcgagtttgatcatccgtcggaatagtatttattaataaaaatcaattatttttctggattattttataacccgacggataatttttttattctcatctgtcgaattgtctcaatcttagccgttaaaactctgaacattatccatcgggtatatttaaagtttgtaagtataacacggcggataattgacagaattttgacagtttacttattttaaacggctattttgggctactttgattggttactttatttcactttattatttttgacagtttatttttgagatagtataaaagtagaattcatttttattctatccttttatcattctcaaatcaattgctctaactcctttcttctccaaaACAAATACTCTTTCTGTAAATTTCCATACTTTAACAAtgacaccagtagtcaaaatcatgtcccaatctggattcatctatgaaaagaacaacttcgtagctcttgtgaacaaggagattccataatctggagattttcacaaaatgatgaaCTTTGTGAAGGaatgcaaactcagttatgctatgctggaatcacccacaatctactgtgaggttgtggaggaaatatggacaACAACTGTGTATCATTCTattgacaagaccataactttcactctcaaaggtaaacagttttgcattaatagtggCATTATCAAAGCATTCTTTAAAATTCCAGAATACAGTACTATTGTTCCACAAACTAATGCTAATTTActtaccatgcttaattctatgggctattcactttctacttctaagttaagtgagattaagaggctaggtcttagaaaagaatggacctatttgtgtgatgtggtaactaaggtatttttTGGTGAAGtgggtaattttgattctgttaatattgCCATGCtaaacatgctttatatgctagttattgataagtaaatttatttcagtgacttgatcatgtttgagttaggttataagttatgggaagttaataagagaggtaaaagtatctattatgctagattctttatgatgcttgctaaccatcttattgagaatattattgttgagaacccaaccaacaaactgaattgttgggttcaagaaaggagagtcattgctGATCTCAACAGGGCAAGTCACCATAAAGAAGTGCCCCTCttttactttccaatcatggggGGGGGggctcaggtaagtgaggtaagcaccactatctccactcttccaacctcacacatttctttgccttcaagtgtagctatggcatctgtggtaatgacccaacagatgcctacccaagctaccaaaacaacaattttaaaatccaaagctaagaaacccccttctggtttctctcaaaagaaaccagttacAAAAACTatcaaacacaaagaggggagtgtgaaggagagtgagttaggtgaggacagggtgaaaatcaaagaaaccctaaggataggGCTGGTGATattagtgtacccaagcctagccacaccacagtttcccaataaactgtagTTGTTAATAAAGAAATCAGCTTAATTCTAGTtatatcctcccaaaaggatgttattATTGAAACAAGGTCTCAACCAGGAgaacaggccaagagggttagggacacaagttcaccacttacttatgctagaaagaaaagatctaaaacccttggggatgcacagggaacacacacagtgcaaactagagctaaagactcagtcactgtaccatctcaaagtcagcttgatgtggctccaataaatgtggagtcacagccaaaatcattgataattgaagcacctgaaacaccaaattcacccacacactcactgaatgtagacatgattcatacatcacttccaaattctccatctttaactctcttggagaagtcTAAAATctaagcaagtgagcatcatcttttagatgatttgttggctcacttgccaattctttctgagtctattgagacatctgtgcccaaattttcatcaatctacacagagttTACAATAGTCTCCATTCCATACTCATTCATTTTTACTATCCCcatggatattgttcatccgtcgattagttattgtatcccgacagatgtgcctaacagcagtcatccattggctagccaaactactatcccgatggatgttcctcatccgtcggtactctcagcacaacttcaaatcccaacaacTGTCACAAGTacagatgacctagtagtagtacaatcactcttaggactgagggtagggagtgaattgagtgagaggctgggttgctccctgggaaaaggagagaaaatgagtgaaccaATACAGACCATTTATTTAggtctggcaaaagtgagtgaggggtgtcccaccttagatggtCAAGGTGatggtgtgagggtgggaagccaaggggagcctttgatgcaaaaatagagagaaattgagagaaaatcaggtacatctgaatgggaagagccaattgtaagtgagttaatggatgtcaatgaggctgacaagaaacaactaattcagcaagaatatctaGTTGTTTTAGACTTtgtttcttttgaagctgaggcatttactcaccctttGTAAGCATATCAAGTTGTATCTGAACAGGGAAATGTGGTTGCAGAAAAGATGCTCAACTTGGTCCATACAACTGAATCCATGCAGAGAGCTAAGGATGATATCACCTCCATGCCTTCTAAAGTTGGTGATGACATTGACTATGAAGCTGGTGGGTCTGAagagttctttggagatgaagataaTGATGAAGGAGAATcaatgaacatagggggagaagaaGGCCCTAGGTCCAGATCTGGTCTACCTTCTTGGGCATTTTCCAAGGAATGTGATGTTCAACACTTCAAGACCACTCTCATCCATCAAATTCAAGAGACACATAATGCTCTTCAATCCACTACAAATGCTAGCACCAGGAAGCTCTTACAGACACATCTCAACTCTCTACAATTACATCAAATCcaagctcttcaacacaatcaggatgtcacttctatcaaaattgagattgaccaagtaaagaatgatgtctctgaaagattggatgctaaacttccagatgCAACAATGTTTGACATTaaaagacagctaaggaagaattctgatcttgtcACTAAAGTGGATTCCCTGGATGCAAGGCTAACTGCAATAGAAGCATCTCTAACAGGTATCCAGCTATATCAAGCACATCAAACTCAGTTGCTgcaaaagctggtggctgcacaaacttctacctccactctacttgatgataacaaaaaggggagaaagattTAACAATCCAAGTCAATCAAGCAGAGCCAACCGATTAGGGGGAGCATGTGGTAAATGTTCAAATCAGACAAataattgttccagaaattactctgccaaagccaccagtattggacagcaTTGATTTGATCtaaatagcagctgctaaacttGAGTCAAAGATAAATCCCAAGATGCatgatgttgcagctgttgagaaggaactagatgagaaatggaagaagattgatgcagcTATTTAGGagaaatttggtcagctacagaAGCTAGACAAGATCTCtcatcaccattctcaagtcaaacaCATCTAAGTGTATGAAATGATTCTAGGcaacttggaaaaaggccaaacttcttgcatcaaatctctaaAGGCAAATCTGGccttgaagcctaaaagaaactactcaaagttctcagaaaaaatcctatggatcttgtgcacctaggccagatgagaagaagctgttggttgggtcaattgcatttttcaaatatccaactgattcagtacttaaaagaaggattgccaaaatctacaaaaatggtaaggaaatctatgtggtggctggacaccctcagtttgtagaagctaagaaggaagagaaggaaagaattaggcaagaaaagaagcaggctgtcTTAGATGCTAAGAATCTCAgataaaagaaggagcaagctgctatcttggccaaacttcaagctatgaagactacaactgagatttatgcacaaccatctgtgattaCTGAATCTCAAGATCGGTAAATGTATCaggaaccacaacagaaaagaagattcagatacaagctccattccaaaagaaaattggactttagtgatgaggaaatggaagactacattcctgaaaagtctacaacttcaactcaaacatccaagccctcagtggtacatgaagaattcaaggtggatcccATTAAGAATTTTCATGGTAAGCCTATAATTCTAAAAGATGAGCCAATGGACTGGaatagtttgccaattcctgaacaaaatttacctatcttcaacaagccaaagaaaacaaagataagagcaaccaagaaaAGCAAGCCTGTAACTCTTAGAACCAAGACCTTAACCAAATctaaatctacagtcaacaaggaagatcttttatatatatgtgatatcaaggagttctcagatctaaacctctacttggatgaaccggaagaagtaagagggatgctcacagacatcttcctgaaagattggtgtttaagTTCAAGGAAGtaaaagaaatcacatggcctcttcacaagATTCTACAAGAAAGTTGTTCTgtactaataaagatctactcatctttcaaaaagaactttggatttaatgtgactgcaaggagattggttttaaagaagattgaagagctaaggagtaataaagccaaagatgcacttccaaaaactctatctttTCTCTTCACATGAAAGAGAGTGCATTggaggccttattggctgatggaattcatggattataagggtgttagaagattcttcagactggatgaccaattgagtatctctagcaatgagactctattggaaatgcaagaaatgttggatctatctgaagctgatgaacttgaattccacagactACTCCAACATCAAATAGAGGAAAACcacaggaagcttgggaagaaatccagaaaatcaaggaaataaaattatttgctaatactagaggagcaccttgataatgattgtgagaactctttgtacactttgctttgttcaattttcaataaatcttgtagcacttatcagttttatctactactttttaatctgtatttttagggtgttttgttatcatcaagtttctcttaatttatggttacaattccagtagatataaattgggggatattgttaggaatatgttgagaacttgatgataagttaaacaaaacaccttagtagatttaacttagtgaattttgtagcactcgatggatgatcaaatatagtcctgatggatgaactttacagtcccgacggatgacagattaacatccatcgggtgagtagcttatgtaacaaataagtattgtagcacatttctgcaaataacatgtattagtcaagtagattgtgtagggttctctaagtcatgttgactactggatttatatgcagaataggttgactaattataaatatgagatgtcttgtaattctgtataagtgaaataaagtcaagtgtgGCAGatagacacccgacggatgatctacaagactcccgacggatgatcaatatagctctcgacggatgacaaacatagtcccgacagatgatcaaattcaaatagctgttgacagtgacaacacagtcatatgcattgggtgtttgcaaaaggaatgtggcagcctgttaagcaagaatttgagaacaaagaagcattaccatttccatgcaattgtgaagacaGTCAAAGATATTGGAAagagtaatgaagcaacataATTTTAGACTAGATAaactttgttttattatcttgtcttattgtcatgtaacttggtgatatataaaccaagtgtagcaattagaacaactaactaagcaaacttattttcagagaaacatatcaagctgtattctgtaaatatttctctgtagttttatttgttcaaacttgtaaagcagttgtgagctattcaaagcttcacaggattctcaattgatatatatatatatatctagtggatactttcaaatccacctgaaagttttaaaagcttgtgtgtTTATTAAttagtattttgatttctatcactcttttattccgcaccattgcttattaaacactgttatatttatcaagttagaacattctttaaattttaaaaaggagccagaattacattcaaccccccctttgtatttcttgttgtattgttagggaataacaaataTTGTTGCCTcactcatatctaaatcatcattcattctttcctcttcaattATGAGTTATTGATTTATGAATCATTCTGATTGTTCCCTTGTACTGTTATTCTTTAAAAAAGTTTcccaatcagaatcatatacacgAATTCCCTTCctgtgtaaggtctattctttaAGCATTTTAAAAgaagtatgttagatatatttatgatgtcatgtctaatctgatttgtttagtttcagaacttagtatcagaacttaactggaaatcggAACTTGCTGAAGACAGgtagttatcagaacttaaggcgtcagaacttatatcaggaaTTAATTCTGGgtacacttcagataaggaaagcagctgatttacgGGAGAGGAtatggattaaacaagtaaagatatgcatgaaaaattggacagctataggactgcagtatataatctctgattgatgtattctaGGAAATAGAATCATTATTATATCAATTAGTAGTTATCTTGTAcctg
This genomic window from Apium graveolens cultivar Ventura unplaced genomic scaffold, ASM990537v1 ctg3975, whole genome shotgun sequence contains:
- the LOC141701524 gene encoding uncharacterized protein LOC141701524; translated protein: MKIYNLRFRQAYLPQIFSLQASWSNTKASRSKIRFQFGGFESRGSFDVGFSFLKNEFQSEYSKREYGESLDAQPDVFLCSINDVKVNNGVDQRARNVVPGIEGFLRQKLSSQGLAFIVRGGSVLFPLCLVLLVQKSLEVGEVLAVDVSSTIALSGTVDVHIKFNGRMRRVVFGGENVVTAAVTGPGIIFIQSMPFHRLSQRIARAVASPNMRDNPKFFFQIAIFFFLAYVVILSSLILTDI